One Sulfoacidibacillus ferrooxidans DNA window includes the following coding sequences:
- a CDS encoding phosphatidylglycerophosphatase A codes for MESFVPSQTIHEATLNILAERGVSIHAIAQITKHLQDPYIPNLTIAMCEESIHHVLSKREVQNAILTGVELDILAEEKRLSTPIQAIIESDESLYGVDEILALSILNIYGSIGYTNYGYVDKIKYGILADLNDHSSKRVHTFMDDLVGAVAAAAASRLAHRHRTDLEEQQS; via the coding sequence ATGGAATCATTCGTCCCAAGTCAAACAATTCATGAGGCCACACTGAATATACTTGCAGAACGCGGTGTGTCTATCCATGCCATCGCGCAAATCACAAAGCACCTCCAAGATCCTTATATACCTAATCTCACCATTGCCATGTGTGAAGAAAGTATTCACCATGTCCTTAGCAAACGAGAAGTTCAAAATGCCATTTTGACTGGTGTAGAACTTGATATTTTAGCGGAAGAAAAACGCCTATCTACGCCTATTCAAGCGATTATTGAATCGGATGAAAGTTTGTATGGAGTGGATGAAATCCTTGCTCTCTCCATCTTAAACATCTACGGCAGTATTGGCTATACAAACTATGGCTATGTAGATAAGATTAAGTACGGAATCTTAGCCGATCTTAATGATCATTCGTCAAAACGCGTCCACACGTTCATGGATGATCTAGTGGGCGCAGTGGCAGCGGCTGCCGCAAGTAGACTTGCTCATCGCCATCGCACAGACTTAGAAGAACAACAAAGTTAA
- a CDS encoding G1 family glutamic endopeptidase, with protein MIMLHSFRKPLADLPVANASNTTYGWSSENWSGYALTSDTQGTYTSISGTWVVPEVSVPASPNPNSEDNFWTWIADIFDGDGLTQSSSSYSATWIGIDGFTNSQLIQTGTAQNIVDGQAQYFAWWEILPNPETQLSTSQYPVSPGDEMQAQIAQQADGTWSIILTDMTQNWTFTENGIEYTGPQTSAEWIEEAPALNGAITTLANYGSISFESTQTNNQNPEFTLYDAGVMIQNGQWISTPSQPNANGNGFIIGYGSSIPPAPTTN; from the coding sequence ATGATCATGCTACACAGTTTTCGCAAACCGCTTGCTGATCTACCTGTTGCCAATGCCTCAAACACAACCTACGGCTGGAGTTCTGAAAATTGGTCTGGTTATGCACTCACATCAGATACTCAAGGAACGTATACAAGCATCTCTGGTACATGGGTGGTTCCAGAAGTCAGCGTACCAGCATCTCCAAACCCGAATTCAGAAGATAACTTTTGGACTTGGATTGCTGATATTTTTGATGGAGATGGCTTAACACAATCTTCATCATCTTACTCCGCTACTTGGATTGGCATTGATGGCTTTACTAATAGCCAACTCATCCAAACTGGTACAGCACAAAATATCGTCGATGGGCAAGCCCAATACTTTGCTTGGTGGGAAATACTACCTAACCCTGAAACACAACTTAGCACATCCCAATACCCTGTATCTCCTGGCGACGAAATGCAGGCGCAGATTGCACAACAGGCAGATGGTACTTGGAGTATTATATTAACAGATATGACACAAAATTGGACCTTCACTGAAAATGGCATTGAGTACACTGGTCCGCAAACTTCTGCAGAGTGGATTGAGGAAGCTCCCGCGTTAAATGGTGCTATCACAACACTCGCCAATTATGGGTCGATATCTTTTGAATCGACGCAAACCAATAATCAAAATCCAGAATTTACGTTATATGATGCAGGTGTCATGATACAAAATGGTCAATGGATATCTACTCCTTCACAGCCGAATGCAAATGGCAATGGATTTATCATCGGTTATGGGAGTTCCATTCCACCTGCACCAACCACAAACTAA
- a CDS encoding FixH family protein: MKRLPMLFLSLFCSMTMLSGCATQQTPSATNTRTLTASSGTQKVSMTLSPAHFLALHPVSIHVHITSTDHASIVQSVQVKETMPDMSMPVPAIQLTKNASDTYSGTLVFVMTGPWTITLHEKTTTGSFTIPFHVQVQS, from the coding sequence ATGAAGCGATTGCCTATGTTGTTCTTATCCCTTTTTTGCAGTATGACTATGCTTTCTGGATGCGCAACACAGCAAACACCATCAGCAACCAACACACGTACGTTGACTGCTTCTTCTGGCACACAAAAAGTATCAATGACGTTGTCTCCAGCCCATTTTCTAGCGCTTCATCCCGTTTCAATACACGTACATATTACATCAACAGATCACGCGAGCATTGTGCAATCTGTACAAGTAAAGGAAACCATGCCTGATATGAGTATGCCTGTTCCAGCCATTCAACTCACAAAAAATGCATCTGACACCTATAGTGGAACGCTTGTGTTTGTCATGACTGGACCTTGGACAATAACGCTTCACGAAAAAACAACGACAGGAAGTTTCACTATTCCTTTTCACGTCCAAGTACAATCGTGA
- a CDS encoding sulfite exporter TauE/SafE family protein has protein sequence MNGLPLLLTALGIGLLQGFVHCAGMCGPFVLAYSLSLGSATAGQEKQSFRTILIRAHLPHNIGRILMFTVLGAVFGAIGSFVNVAARTSGIQAIAAFVGGSLMVLWAIDEWRTGHGAGFLERYSLLRNKGMQSRLRIWMDRRDPLGAFLAGVLLGLHPCGLLFAMLITAAATGSAIKGAMLMLVFGIGTIPSLLTVATAGFYGRKRLQGRLFSNIAATLIALSGILFILRGMVINDWIPSVNPWLF, from the coding sequence TTGAATGGTTTACCCTTATTACTTACTGCGCTTGGCATCGGTTTACTACAAGGATTTGTCCATTGTGCCGGTATGTGCGGACCTTTTGTACTCGCGTATAGTCTCTCCCTTGGGAGTGCTACTGCTGGACAAGAAAAACAATCGTTTCGCACCATTCTAATTCGCGCACACCTCCCACACAACATCGGTCGCATTCTCATGTTCACAGTACTTGGTGCCGTCTTTGGAGCCATTGGCTCATTTGTCAATGTCGCTGCCAGAACATCAGGAATCCAAGCGATCGCCGCTTTTGTGGGTGGATCGCTTATGGTACTATGGGCGATTGATGAGTGGAGAACAGGGCACGGAGCTGGATTTCTTGAGCGCTATTCGTTACTTCGCAACAAAGGGATGCAGTCTCGCTTGCGAATATGGATGGATCGACGCGATCCCCTTGGAGCCTTTCTCGCAGGAGTCCTACTTGGTTTGCATCCGTGTGGCCTTTTGTTTGCCATGCTCATCACAGCCGCTGCCACAGGATCAGCGATCAAAGGTGCCATGTTGATGCTCGTATTTGGCATAGGCACGATTCCGTCTTTGTTGACAGTCGCTACGGCTGGTTTCTACGGGCGTAAGCGTCTGCAAGGACGCCTTTTTTCAAATATCGCAGCAACTCTCATCGCTCTTAGTGGCATTTTGTTTATTTTACGAGGAATGGTGATCAACGATTGGATACCGAGCGTGAATCCATGGCTATTTTAA
- a CDS encoding heavy metal translocating P-type ATPase, with amino-acid sequence MDTERESMAILTCHLCEQPATTPILDSGYTFCCHGCKELWHVLGEDELQRLKATPGINWIEARGLERPGDFFAQEATDAHTVTLSLDGIWCASCTLLIEHVVQQTPGVFAAKVDFSTSTAQIAYDRETVSPTALCDTIGKLGYNATADDDGDGNLHTADVILLRRFSVAALLSLVMMMLSVPVWTGYLPLLPQGMRLLLSYSLWILSTPVIFWSGWPFLRGAWSSIRHFVPTMDLLIAIGSVSAYAYSVVSVLQSGQFVYFDTASLLVSFLLFSRTLEAQTKRKASQVVSLLGRLAPKEARVVKDSHVMLLPIADVMVGDVVRIETGETIPVDGTVISGQSAVDESMLTGESLWVDKHLKDPVYAGTTNHSGLLEVAVSRVTDTLLKQTTDFVRNAENHTLRYQRLADRILKIFVPFVLFTATGTFAVLVWGLHTSMATALLRSVAVLVIGCPCALSIATPLAVLGGVRRLNDFGILLRKHEAFERAATIDTLIVDKTGTMTLGQLAVKAAIFHPDYPDALLYSLSTEFSSDHPMSKAIVRYASDRGLTPLPVREFRPIPGFGVYANVCDHDVTIGSTVGDAIASPEFEQTVTEWKQAGYSVSYVVIDDMVSGAYAFADTVRPEAYRVVAQLQQSNIRVIMASGDHQRAVQTIADEIGIHEYYAHLSPTDKAALVLDMQKQGHQVAFLGDGINDAAALVQSTIGLAMGSGADLAIQSGHFILAKQDLRGIPNLLDLGKKVTGTIRFNLGWAIIYNFIALCVAVAGFASPAMAALAMLISSAFVLGNSLRIFGWSPLRYARGGLIIASTLVALGALSWFTF; translated from the coding sequence TTGGATACCGAGCGTGAATCCATGGCTATTTTAACTTGTCATTTATGTGAGCAACCAGCCACTACACCTATTCTGGATTCAGGATATACTTTTTGTTGTCATGGGTGTAAGGAACTTTGGCATGTACTTGGCGAAGACGAATTGCAACGACTCAAAGCCACACCAGGGATTAATTGGATAGAAGCCCGTGGGTTAGAACGACCTGGTGATTTTTTTGCACAAGAAGCAACCGATGCACATACTGTCACGCTTTCCTTAGATGGCATTTGGTGTGCGTCATGCACATTACTGATCGAACATGTTGTACAACAAACACCTGGTGTATTTGCAGCTAAAGTAGACTTTTCAACAAGTACTGCACAGATCGCCTATGATCGAGAAACGGTCTCGCCTACTGCTTTGTGTGACACCATTGGAAAATTAGGGTATAACGCAACGGCCGATGATGATGGAGATGGCAATTTGCACACGGCCGATGTCATTTTATTGCGTCGCTTTAGTGTGGCTGCTCTTCTTAGCCTTGTGATGATGATGCTCAGTGTTCCCGTATGGACCGGATATCTACCGCTTTTACCACAAGGGATGCGCCTACTTCTTAGTTATTCATTGTGGATATTATCTACACCCGTTATTTTTTGGAGTGGTTGGCCTTTTTTGCGTGGAGCCTGGTCCTCTATCCGCCATTTCGTTCCAACCATGGACTTACTGATTGCCATTGGCAGTGTTTCGGCTTATGCCTACAGTGTAGTGAGTGTATTACAAAGTGGCCAATTCGTATATTTCGATACCGCAAGTCTGCTTGTGAGCTTTTTGCTATTTAGTCGGACACTCGAAGCTCAAACAAAGCGAAAAGCAAGTCAAGTGGTTTCTCTACTCGGCCGGTTAGCACCTAAAGAAGCTCGCGTAGTCAAAGATAGTCACGTTATGTTACTACCTATTGCTGATGTAATGGTTGGCGATGTCGTTCGCATTGAGACAGGTGAGACCATTCCTGTCGATGGAACAGTCATCTCAGGTCAGTCTGCAGTCGATGAATCTATGCTCACTGGCGAATCACTGTGGGTAGATAAGCACTTAAAAGATCCAGTATATGCAGGAACTACAAACCACTCTGGTCTGTTAGAAGTCGCTGTTTCACGAGTGACCGATACGCTTTTAAAGCAGACCACGGATTTTGTCCGCAATGCGGAGAATCACACATTACGCTACCAACGTCTAGCAGACCGCATTTTAAAGATTTTTGTTCCCTTTGTACTGTTCACGGCTACAGGTACTTTTGCTGTTTTAGTGTGGGGATTGCACACTTCTATGGCCACTGCATTACTTCGATCTGTCGCAGTCCTTGTGATCGGTTGTCCTTGCGCACTTAGTATAGCTACACCTCTTGCTGTCCTAGGTGGTGTTCGCCGCCTGAATGATTTTGGGATTTTGCTTAGAAAGCACGAGGCGTTTGAACGCGCCGCCACGATTGATACACTCATCGTAGACAAAACAGGGACGATGACGCTTGGCCAATTGGCTGTAAAAGCAGCCATTTTTCATCCCGATTACCCAGATGCCCTACTGTACTCACTATCTACTGAATTTTCGTCAGATCATCCGATGAGCAAAGCGATCGTACGCTATGCAAGTGATAGGGGACTTACTCCTCTACCGGTACGGGAGTTCCGTCCAATCCCTGGGTTTGGTGTCTACGCAAATGTCTGTGATCACGATGTGACGATTGGTTCTACAGTAGGTGATGCGATTGCATCACCTGAATTTGAACAGACGGTTACAGAGTGGAAACAGGCAGGATATTCCGTTTCATATGTAGTCATCGATGACATGGTGAGCGGCGCGTACGCTTTTGCAGACACCGTGCGCCCTGAAGCATACCGTGTCGTTGCACAGCTACAGCAATCGAATATTCGTGTGATCATGGCTAGTGGTGATCACCAACGGGCAGTCCAAACCATTGCAGATGAGATCGGTATCCATGAGTACTACGCTCATTTAAGCCCTACGGATAAAGCGGCTCTTGTTTTAGATATGCAAAAACAAGGTCATCAAGTAGCCTTTCTAGGCGATGGAATCAATGACGCTGCAGCCCTCGTCCAATCAACGATTGGTCTTGCTATGGGAAGTGGTGCGGATCTTGCCATTCAATCAGGTCACTTCATCCTTGCAAAGCAAGATTTAAGAGGTATCCCCAACTTACTTGATCTAGGCAAAAAGGTCACTGGAACCATCCGCTTTAATCTTGGGTGGGCTATTATCTATAACTTTATTGCCTTATGTGTTGCCGTTGCAGGTTTTGCAAGTCCTGCCATGGCGGCATTGGCCATGCTTATTTCCAGTGCTTTTGTTCTAGGTAATTCTCTACGTATTTTCGGGTGGTCTCCTTTGCGCTATGCAAGAGGGGGGCTTATCATCGCTTCTACACTTGTTGCACTCGGTGCATTATCTTGGTTTACTTTTTAG
- a CDS encoding cytochrome c oxidase assembly protein, with protein MHSILFAYLLVSWRPAVFLFAILLAISYAVVTGPMGKNLIASSSYKKPTHSEYAAFISLLLVFIIATGTPLDLRAQTQSFVAYIIQMLLMTMVMPWLLLLSVPQWLTDALLSLHGVHQWTVRSTNPIVASFTYNLIATLSLLPFILDLNLATNWIHIVIQTAIMISAVFFWWPFASKSKTLSRITGLREFFYIAYSIVFMLPIVIVLLLVRSPWYDAFHSSGISVATTITIQQDGAKLMLIGMLFVFGTLGIRVLRHLDRSFWYNTPS; from the coding sequence ATGCATTCCATTTTATTTGCTTATCTACTAGTCAGTTGGCGACCCGCCGTCTTTCTGTTTGCCATCCTTCTTGCGATCTCATACGCTGTGGTTACAGGACCCATGGGGAAAAATCTCATCGCTTCATCATCGTATAAAAAGCCAACGCACTCGGAATACGCGGCATTTATATCCCTTTTACTTGTCTTTATCATAGCCACAGGAACGCCATTAGACTTACGTGCTCAAACACAGTCATTTGTAGCTTATATTATACAAATGTTGCTCATGACTATGGTCATGCCTTGGCTACTATTACTGAGCGTACCACAGTGGCTCACAGATGCGCTTTTGTCGTTACATGGCGTACATCAATGGACAGTAAGGTCGACCAACCCTATTGTAGCTAGTTTTACATATAATCTGATTGCAACGCTCTCACTTTTACCATTTATTTTAGACCTCAATCTAGCAACCAATTGGATCCATATCGTGATTCAAACAGCCATCATGATCTCAGCTGTGTTCTTTTGGTGGCCTTTTGCTAGTAAAAGCAAAACGCTTTCTCGAATAACTGGACTTCGCGAGTTTTTTTATATCGCGTATTCCATTGTTTTCATGTTACCGATCGTCATCGTCCTTCTCCTCGTACGCTCACCCTGGTACGATGCGTTTCATTCTTCTGGCATATCTGTCGCTACAACGATAACGATTCAACAAGATGGCGCTAAACTCATGCTAATCGGTATGCTTTTTGTATTTGGCACGTTAGGTATTCGCGTTTTACGACATTTGGATCGTTCATTTTGGTACAATACGCCATCGTGA
- a CDS encoding cytochrome c oxidase assembly protein, which yields MTAQQFFGLGIVTLWHPVVLVESLVIQALYIWIVVGSGRRFFTHSQAASPGQITRFLAGMWIFYLAFGSPIDYLADHLLFSNYMLQNILEMIAMTPLLLSGLPAWLMEPIVQPIVQTKTYKLVSKPFIRALTFNVVFVVFHLPPVFNQTLLHPGLHVFEHFVFFLIAIFLWMPIVSQTPLVARLRPAAQVVYIFFAGNLLMPLIILLLFTQYPFYSFYLQVPRVFGTTVLGDQQLGLIVMLVGMLIPFFSLGVYAYSRYDNALLYR from the coding sequence ATGACTGCCCAGCAATTTTTTGGGCTTGGTATAGTTACTCTTTGGCATCCAGTCGTTTTGGTTGAATCACTCGTTATTCAAGCTTTATATATATGGATAGTCGTTGGTTCAGGTAGACGTTTTTTTACGCATAGTCAAGCTGCGAGCCCTGGACAAATCACGCGTTTTTTGGCAGGGATGTGGATTTTTTATCTTGCTTTTGGTAGTCCGATTGATTATTTAGCTGATCATTTGCTTTTTAGCAATTATATGCTGCAAAATATTTTAGAAATGATCGCGATGACACCACTTCTTTTATCAGGATTGCCTGCTTGGTTAATGGAACCGATCGTACAACCGATTGTTCAAACAAAAACGTATAAACTGGTATCCAAACCATTTATCCGTGCGCTTACATTTAACGTGGTTTTTGTTGTATTTCACCTTCCACCAGTATTTAATCAGACTTTGTTACATCCAGGACTACATGTGTTTGAACACTTCGTATTTTTTTTAATAGCTATTTTCCTATGGATGCCCATTGTCAGTCAAACGCCACTTGTTGCTAGATTAAGACCGGCAGCACAAGTAGTGTATATTTTCTTTGCAGGCAACCTGTTGATGCCACTGATTATCTTATTGTTGTTCACACAGTATCCTTTTTACAGTTTTTATCTGCAGGTACCTAGAGTATTTGGAACAACCGTGTTAGGAGATCAACAATTAGGTTTGATTGTGATGTTAGTCGGTATGTTGATTCCATTCTTTAGTCTTGGTGTTTATGCTTATTCTCGCTACGACAATGCATTGCTGTATCGCTAA
- a CDS encoding cytochrome c oxidase subunit 3 yields MAAKTASATPQTLSNIDKIIEHRKMRSAFAIFLFSMSVPYFMMINVRYIMIGGFVPPALDQMTGGIETALLIISLLTAVGAARRVKNGDALGYKRLTDATLLFGGIGTLMQVYELWYHPMNPMSHYGETFLATIGLSMVMGLIGLLVLYAGRERIKRIGITEENQLGYEMVSWFWIFTVITWLAMYIDLYFL; encoded by the coding sequence ATGGCGGCAAAAACCGCATCAGCTACACCGCAGACGTTATCTAATATAGACAAGATTATCGAGCATCGTAAGATGCGATCTGCGTTTGCAATCTTTTTGTTTAGCATGAGTGTTCCTTACTTCATGATGATTAATGTGCGGTACATTATGATAGGTGGCTTTGTCCCGCCTGCACTTGATCAAATGACAGGCGGCATTGAAACAGCTTTGCTTATTATCAGTCTACTAACCGCTGTAGGCGCCGCTCGTCGTGTTAAAAATGGCGACGCATTAGGCTACAAGCGTCTGACGGATGCAACGTTGTTATTCGGTGGGATTGGCACACTTATGCAGGTGTACGAATTATGGTATCATCCGATGAATCCGATGTCTCACTATGGCGAAACATTTCTTGCTACGATTGGTCTCTCGATGGTGATGGGGTTAATCGGCTTACTCGTTTTATATGCTGGACGTGAACGTATAAAGCGCATTGGAATTACGGAAGAAAACCAGTTAGGTTACGAGATGGTTTCTTGGTTTTGGATTTTCACCGTTATTACATGGCTTGCAATGTATATTGATTTGTACTTCCTGTAG
- a CDS encoding cytochrome c oxidase subunit I, which translates to MSVARIGDAPLPLRKKQIMPPVIRGLLWAGLAFLFVNCLVAYVIDPQYGTPFITQPSVVLGWTAALVGWLLGIGGLENVLLPAFGFEVPNVVVKGWRKYFAYNTNHKVIGIQYLVSSTGGFFIAGLAAMLMRIQLMGDHMWFFSYPGQYLETVGIHGTIMMFSVGTVALVGGLGNYLIPMMIGSNSSAFPRMSALSVWLVPVGIMTVVLSPLLGQWTTGWRGYEPLGQNDPNGILFYYLGVLALTLSSLMVSLNLTTTILFKRAKGLTWNRLPMYAWGILAVSLLNIIWLPEIEITFVLGLLDRVVPLPFFTAVGSPLTYLELFWLFGHPEVYIIVVPAFAIWMEIMPVMSRKPLFAREWGIIGLIFVMMLSGFVWAHHMFTNMRLTEMLPFSFFTEMISIPTGFTYMVVVGTIWRSRFRMTVPSLFVLMSMFNFLIGGLTGVFLADPVINLQLHDTFFVVAHFHFTIIGGMVFTWLAAMYYWLPKFSGRIYNAKMGVLGAIWVFIGFDGAFGLMFIQGLRGMNRWVPVYPQYLQGMNIIISIFAFILGLGFLFNLIHIAWAMKSGKKVQENPWQSKTLEWQTASPPNEESFAAEPVVTGSFYDYDDNDETFTVPTTPGPVSM; encoded by the coding sequence ATGAGTGTGGCAAGGATTGGCGATGCGCCCCTACCACTTCGAAAAAAACAGATAATGCCACCTGTCATTCGCGGTTTATTGTGGGCAGGTCTTGCATTTCTGTTCGTTAATTGTCTCGTTGCATATGTGATTGATCCTCAGTACGGTACGCCATTTATCACGCAACCATCTGTTGTACTGGGCTGGACTGCTGCGTTAGTTGGTTGGCTACTCGGAATTGGTGGATTGGAAAACGTTTTGTTACCGGCTTTCGGTTTTGAAGTTCCCAATGTAGTTGTTAAAGGTTGGCGCAAATATTTTGCGTACAATACGAATCATAAGGTCATTGGCATTCAATATCTTGTGTCTTCGACTGGTGGATTCTTTATCGCTGGATTAGCAGCGATGTTGATGAGAATTCAGTTGATGGGAGACCATATGTGGTTCTTCTCCTATCCTGGACAATATCTTGAGACTGTAGGCATTCACGGAACAATCATGATGTTTTCAGTTGGAACAGTAGCTCTTGTGGGTGGTCTTGGTAACTACTTGATTCCTATGATGATCGGTTCTAATTCGTCAGCGTTCCCACGGATGTCAGCATTGAGTGTATGGCTTGTACCGGTGGGTATTATGACTGTTGTTTTAAGTCCGTTACTTGGACAATGGACAACTGGTTGGCGGGGATACGAACCACTCGGTCAAAATGATCCAAACGGTATCTTGTTTTATTATCTAGGTGTTTTAGCTCTTACATTATCATCGCTCATGGTCTCTTTAAATTTGACTACGACGATCTTATTCAAACGTGCAAAGGGTCTTACGTGGAATCGCTTACCAATGTATGCGTGGGGTATTTTAGCTGTTAGCCTTTTAAACATCATTTGGCTTCCAGAGATTGAAATTACCTTTGTACTAGGTTTACTAGACCGCGTTGTACCTCTTCCTTTCTTTACTGCAGTAGGGAGTCCGCTAACCTATCTAGAGTTATTCTGGTTGTTTGGACATCCCGAAGTATATATTATCGTTGTTCCCGCTTTTGCTATCTGGATGGAGATCATGCCAGTGATGTCACGCAAACCATTGTTTGCTCGAGAATGGGGTATTATTGGACTCATTTTCGTCATGATGCTTAGTGGTTTTGTATGGGCTCACCACATGTTTACGAATATGCGGCTTACTGAAATGTTGCCGTTCTCCTTCTTTACAGAAATGATCTCGATTCCGACCGGGTTTACCTATATGGTAGTAGTTGGAACGATCTGGCGTTCGCGGTTTCGCATGACTGTGCCGTCACTCTTTGTTCTTATGAGTATGTTTAACTTTTTGATTGGTGGATTAACAGGCGTTTTTCTCGCCGATCCAGTGATCAACTTACAGTTGCACGATACATTTTTTGTCGTTGCCCACTTTCACTTTACGATTATTGGTGGAATGGTGTTTACGTGGCTTGCGGCGATGTACTATTGGCTTCCTAAATTTTCAGGACGCATTTACAACGCTAAAATGGGTGTTCTCGGTGCCATTTGGGTATTCATCGGATTTGACGGTGCGTTTGGTTTGATGTTTATTCAGGGATTGCGGGGCATGAATCGTTGGGTGCCTGTATATCCACAATATTTGCAGGGAATGAACATCATCATTTCAATTTTCGCCTTTATACTGGGACTAGGATTCCTGTTTAACCTCATTCATATTGCTTGGGCAATGAAATCAGGTAAGAAAGTACAGGAAAATCCTTGGCAGTCAAAGACGTTAGAATGGCAAACTGCTTCACCTCCGAATGAAGAATCGTTTGCAGCAGAACCTGTCGTTACTGGATCATTTTATGATTACGACGACAATGATGAAACGTTTACGGTTCCTACGACGCCCGGTCCCGTATCCATGTAA
- a CDS encoding cytochrome c oxidase subunit II, with the protein MADLLMYGVLWIVFSVLGELGVSAWGHNFYYYTASTQALDGLNASLFLFRVLTPIFVFVVLMLVYIPIRAIRRPKESILRGKGARFNATYVTIWVSLSLVINLLFFIHPTTSAAEQLFHEMSPKAEQHDLVVDVVARQWEWYFSYPQYGIKNALNANGNNVLYLPVNQPVEFVLRSYDPNHPYALGLDVIHSFWIPAFGEKMDVIPGETRYMVATPTKIASTETNPEVRVQCAEVCGPGHPYMYSTVHIVSASAFKQWVTQQLKAGN; encoded by the coding sequence GTGGCCGATCTGCTGATGTATGGCGTGTTATGGATAGTGTTTTCTGTGCTGGGGGAGTTAGGGGTCAGCGCATGGGGGCATAATTTCTATTACTATACGGCATCGACACAAGCTTTAGATGGATTAAACGCAAGTTTATTTTTATTTCGCGTGCTCACGCCAATTTTTGTGTTTGTTGTACTCATGCTTGTTTATATTCCTATCCGTGCAATCAGACGTCCAAAAGAAAGTATTCTTCGCGGAAAAGGCGCAAGATTTAATGCAACGTATGTGACTATCTGGGTATCGCTGTCATTAGTAATTAACCTGTTGTTCTTTATTCATCCGACAACTTCTGCAGCAGAGCAACTATTTCATGAAATGAGTCCCAAAGCTGAACAGCATGATCTTGTTGTAGATGTTGTTGCGCGACAATGGGAGTGGTACTTTTCTTATCCGCAGTACGGAATTAAAAATGCCTTAAATGCAAATGGGAACAATGTTCTCTATTTGCCAGTCAATCAGCCAGTAGAATTTGTCTTACGCTCGTATGATCCTAATCATCCGTATGCACTTGGATTAGATGTGATTCATTCTTTCTGGATTCCTGCCTTTGGCGAGAAAATGGATGTCATTCCAGGTGAAACGCGGTATATGGTGGCAACGCCGACGAAGATTGCGTCTACTGAGACGAACCCTGAGGTGCGCGTACAATGTGCAGAAGTATGTGGACCAGGACATCCATACATGTACTCAACAGTACATATCGTATCTGCATCCGCATTTAAACAATGGGTTACGCAGCAACTCAAAGCTGGGAATTAA